Proteins from one Mesorhizobium sp. M9A.F.Ca.ET.002.03.1.2 genomic window:
- the ubiB gene encoding 2-polyprenylphenol 6-hydroxylase encodes MSRLGAGFRLVRAGWVLVREGVVAALPGDELSGLPKFGWRMARLFTRRRALAYERGDRLAKAVVRLGPSYVKLGQFLATRPDVVGNDMALDLAMLQDKMQTFPQAEAIAAIEASLGRKVGELYAGFGEPVAAASIAQVHTAETLQNGVVSRVAVKVIRPGVRHRFFRDLESYFLAARLQEKYIPSSRRLRPVEVTETLAQTTKIEMDLRLEAAALSELGENTRDDPGFRVPTVDWERTGRDVLTMEWVDGIKLNDIAGLAAAGHDLKAIAANLIQSFLRHTLRDGFFHADMHPGNLFVEADGTIVAVDLGIAGRLGKKERRFLAEILYGFITRDYLRVAEVHFEAGYVPRQHNVAAFAQAIRAIGEPIHGQPADTISMAKLLTLLFEVTDLFDMATRSELVLLQKTMVVVEGVARTLDPAFNMWKTSEPVVGGWISGNLGPRALLADARDGAGALLALARQAPDLAARTERLSREIDLMAEHGLRFDERTARAIGKAEARYSRSGRLALWVIALTLVYIAWKLL; translated from the coding sequence ATGAGCAGGCTTGGCGCTGGTTTCAGGCTCGTACGGGCCGGCTGGGTGCTGGTCCGCGAAGGCGTCGTGGCGGCCTTGCCGGGCGACGAGCTTTCCGGCCTGCCGAAATTCGGCTGGCGGATGGCACGCCTGTTCACCCGCCGCCGCGCGCTCGCCTATGAACGCGGCGACCGGCTGGCCAAGGCGGTCGTCCGGCTCGGGCCATCCTACGTCAAGCTCGGCCAGTTCCTGGCGACACGGCCCGATGTCGTCGGCAACGACATGGCGCTCGATCTCGCCATGCTGCAGGACAAGATGCAGACCTTTCCGCAAGCCGAGGCCATTGCGGCGATAGAGGCTTCGCTCGGACGCAAGGTCGGCGAGCTCTACGCCGGTTTCGGCGAACCCGTCGCTGCGGCCTCGATCGCTCAAGTGCATACCGCAGAAACCCTGCAGAACGGCGTCGTTTCGCGGGTGGCGGTGAAGGTCATCCGGCCGGGCGTGCGCCACCGCTTTTTTCGCGATCTCGAAAGCTATTTTCTCGCCGCCCGCCTCCAGGAAAAATACATCCCGTCGTCGCGCCGGCTGCGGCCGGTCGAAGTGACCGAAACGCTGGCGCAGACCACCAAGATCGAAATGGATCTGAGGCTCGAGGCGGCAGCGCTTTCGGAGCTCGGCGAGAACACCAGGGACGATCCCGGCTTTCGCGTGCCGACGGTCGACTGGGAACGCACCGGCCGCGACGTGCTGACCATGGAATGGGTCGACGGCATCAAGCTGAACGACATTGCCGGTCTCGCTGCTGCCGGCCATGATCTGAAGGCGATCGCCGCCAACCTCATCCAGTCGTTCCTGCGCCATACGCTGCGCGACGGGTTCTTCCACGCCGACATGCATCCGGGAAACCTGTTCGTTGAGGCTGACGGCACCATCGTCGCCGTCGATCTCGGCATTGCCGGCCGGCTCGGCAAGAAGGAGCGCCGGTTCCTCGCCGAAATCCTCTATGGCTTCATCACCCGCGACTATCTGCGCGTCGCCGAGGTGCATTTCGAGGCCGGCTACGTGCCGCGCCAGCACAATGTCGCGGCCTTCGCCCAGGCGATCCGCGCCATCGGCGAGCCGATCCATGGCCAACCGGCCGATACCATCTCGATGGCCAAGCTCCTGACTCTTCTGTTCGAAGTGACCGACCTCTTCGACATGGCGACACGGTCCGAACTGGTGCTGCTGCAGAAGACCATGGTGGTGGTCGAAGGCGTCGCGCGCACGCTCGACCCGGCCTTCAACATGTGGAAGACGTCCGAACCGGTGGTCGGCGGCTGGATATCGGGCAATCTCGGCCCGCGTGCTCTGCTGGCAGACGCACGCGACGGCGCTGGCGCGCTGCTGGCGCTCGCCCGCCAGGCGCCGGACCTCGCCGCCCGCACCGAGCGGCTGTCGCGCGAGATCGACCTGATGGCCGAACACGGCCTGCGCTTTGACGAAAGGACGGCGCGCGCCATCGGCAAGGCCGAGGCGCGCTATAGCAGATCCGGCCGGCTGGCGCTGTGGGTGATTGCACTGACGTTGGTTTATATCGCTTGGAAGCTGCTTTGA